The Phaeobacter sp. A36a-5a genome contains a region encoding:
- a CDS encoding AMP-binding protein → MMSLPALLERNAAQFGDRQAYREKEFGIWQCWTWSETQKEIEALALGLINLGVNEGDFIAIIGRNRPYLYWAMVAAQSVGAVPVPLYQDAVAEEMAYVLGHCGARFVIAGDQEQVDKVIEVQEELSNLEQIIYLDPRGMRKYDHHALHQYSHVQDQGRAARDEWAPDLEARKAKLTYDSTCVMLYTSGTTGKPKGVVLSNRNVIESAKNSAEFDRLTAGENILSYLPMAWVGDFIFSIGQAYWCGFCVNCPESAETMMTDLREIGPTYFFAPPRVFEGQLTSVMIRMEDASTLKRKMFHHFLAHAKKVGGDILDGRPVGLMDRLKYKLGDLLVYGPLKDTLGYGRIRVGYTAGEAIGPEIFDFYRSLGINLKQLYGQTEATVFITVQPDGEVRADTVGVPAPDVEIRIAENGEIFYRSPGTFVEYYNNPESTASTKDAEGWVATGDAGFFEEGSGHLRIIDRAKDVGKMADGAMFAPKYVENKLKFYPDILEVVLFGNGRDRCVAFINIDLTAVGNWAERNNIAYASYQELAGHPKVLQSIKEHVEKVNESVAQDRMLSGCQVHRFVVLHKELDADDGEMTRTRKVRRVVVEDKYADIIAALYDGSSQISTRTEVTYEDGRKGAISATLDIIDAKVVPVAPQAVAAQ, encoded by the coding sequence ATGATGTCCCTGCCGGCGCTGCTTGAACGCAATGCGGCGCAGTTTGGCGATCGCCAAGCCTATCGGGAAAAGGAATTCGGCATTTGGCAATGCTGGACCTGGTCCGAGACCCAGAAGGAAATCGAGGCGCTGGCGCTTGGGTTGATCAATCTGGGCGTCAACGAAGGCGACTTTATCGCCATCATCGGGCGCAACCGTCCGTATCTCTACTGGGCGATGGTTGCGGCACAATCCGTGGGCGCGGTGCCGGTGCCGCTCTATCAGGACGCGGTGGCGGAAGAGATGGCCTATGTACTGGGCCACTGCGGTGCGCGGTTTGTGATCGCGGGTGATCAGGAACAGGTCGATAAGGTCATCGAGGTTCAGGAAGAGCTGAGCAATCTGGAGCAGATCATCTATCTGGATCCGCGTGGTATGCGCAAATATGATCACCATGCGCTGCATCAATATTCCCACGTTCAGGATCAGGGCCGCGCGGCACGCGACGAATGGGCCCCCGATCTGGAAGCCCGCAAGGCCAAGCTGACCTACGACAGCACCTGCGTCATGCTCTACACCTCCGGCACCACGGGCAAGCCGAAGGGTGTCGTCCTGTCCAACCGCAACGTGATCGAAAGCGCCAAGAACTCGGCGGAGTTCGACCGGCTGACGGCGGGAGAGAACATCCTGTCCTATCTTCCGATGGCATGGGTCGGGGATTTCATTTTCTCGATCGGGCAGGCCTATTGGTGCGGCTTCTGCGTGAACTGTCCCGAAAGCGCCGAAACGATGATGACCGACCTTCGCGAGATCGGTCCGACCTATTTCTTTGCGCCGCCACGTGTCTTTGAAGGCCAGCTGACCAGCGTGATGATCCGTATGGAAGACGCGAGCACGCTGAAGCGCAAGATGTTCCACCACTTCCTGGCACATGCAAAAAAGGTGGGCGGCGACATTCTCGACGGGCGTCCGGTAGGCCTGATGGACCGGCTGAAGTACAAGCTGGGCGATCTGCTTGTCTACGGTCCGTTGAAGGATACGCTGGGCTATGGCCGTATTCGCGTCGGCTACACTGCGGGTGAGGCAATCGGGCCGGAAATCTTTGATTTCTACCGCAGTCTGGGCATCAACCTCAAACAGCTCTACGGCCAGACAGAGGCGACCGTATTCATCACCGTGCAGCCTGATGGCGAGGTGCGCGCAGATACGGTGGGGGTTCCGGCCCCGGATGTGGAGATCAGGATCGCCGAGAATGGCGAGATTTTCTATCGATCGCCGGGCACCTTTGTTGAATATTACAACAACCCGGAATCCACGGCCTCGACCAAGGATGCCGAGGGTTGGGTGGCCACTGGTGATGCGGGTTTCTTTGAAGAGGGCAGCGGCCATCTGCGCATTATCGACCGTGCCAAGGATGTCGGAAAAATGGCGGATGGCGCGATGTTTGCGCCCAAATACGTCGAGAACAAGCTGAAGTTCTATCCGGATATTCTGGAGGTCGTGCTGTTCGGCAATGGCAGGGACCGCTGTGTTGCCTTCATCAATATCGATCTGACGGCAGTCGGCAACTGGGCAGAACGGAACAATATCGCCTATGCGTCCTATCAGGAGCTGGCGGGGCATCCGAAAGTTCTGCAATCCATCAAAGAGCATGTTGAAAAGGTCAATGAGTCCGTGGCTCAGGACCGGATGCTGTCCGGCTGCCAGGTGCATCGCTTTGTTGTGCTGCACAAGGAACTGGACGCAGATGACGGCGAAATGACCCGGACGCGGAAGGTCCGCCGTGTGGTGGTCGAAGACAAATATGCCGACATCATCGCGGCTCTTTACGATGGCTCGTCACAGATTTCGACACGCACCGAGGTGACTTACGAAGATGGCCGCAAGGGCGCGATCAGTGCCACGCTGGATATCATTGATGCCAAGGTCGTACCGGTGGCCCCACAAGCGGTGGCTGCCCAATGA
- a CDS encoding hybrid sensor histidine kinase/response regulator, which translates to MNRSEKHRATMTTAGLNLIAQAMSIYDSELRLVVCNQRFQEMFDLPDALITPGARFDETIRHIATSGEYGPVDDIEGFVQQRVDQALDFVPHYLERERANGQVISIEGAPLPQGGWVTVYTDITRTKRIEQLLRARSEEMSDQLIAHTEELSATNRKLAATITALEEAKRQLTEMEARTRLTTEMMPAHIAHVDAEGYYTYTNRRLSSVFPSRPSEILGTHIAEALGAAAYDKIAPHLMAAYQGESPVFEFTESHDSRRIRVAFTPDDTGGVFILSMDVTEETQTRVALQQARRREMAAQMTSGLAHDFSNLLTIILGMQGKLAKSDLTPEAADLVQATLSAARRGGRLLNRIAEMTGHRSLRPRATDLHGLLQELKVLATPSLPQGMGLSIVDHTPDVRLLLDPGKLQDALLNLILNARDACGSQGQITVSAHVVGQTWLELSVTDTGPGFSKTALEKALNPFFTTKGGEGSGLGLPMVYDMAKSTGGDMRIGNTVSGASVTLRIPYRLAPDAAGGLALLVEDSEELRANFRDMLIDLGYAVVEATSVDEACALTADIDGISLVLSDIKLQGSATGIDLVDRLQGSRLPCILMTSLPTSDPLFRMALKRCPVLQKPFTTHQLSALIKSEPAA; encoded by the coding sequence ATGAACCGATCCGAGAAACACCGCGCAACAATGACCACCGCCGGGCTCAACCTGATTGCCCAGGCGATGTCGATCTATGACAGCGAGCTGCGCCTTGTTGTGTGCAATCAGCGTTTTCAGGAGATGTTCGACCTGCCCGATGCGCTGATCACCCCGGGTGCACGCTTTGACGAGACGATCCGACATATTGCCACCAGCGGCGAATATGGCCCGGTCGATGATATCGAGGGGTTCGTGCAACAGCGCGTTGATCAGGCGCTGGATTTCGTGCCCCATTATCTGGAACGCGAACGCGCCAACGGTCAGGTGATCTCTATCGAAGGGGCACCTCTGCCTCAGGGGGGCTGGGTCACGGTCTACACCGACATCACCCGGACCAAGCGAATTGAACAGCTGTTGCGGGCCCGGTCCGAGGAAATGTCCGATCAGCTGATCGCCCATACCGAAGAGCTGTCAGCCACCAACCGCAAACTGGCCGCGACGATCACCGCACTGGAAGAGGCGAAGCGTCAGCTCACGGAGATGGAAGCGCGCACCCGCCTGACGACCGAGATGATGCCCGCCCATATCGCCCATGTCGACGCCGAGGGCTATTATACCTATACCAACCGGCGCCTCAGTTCGGTGTTTCCCAGCCGTCCGTCCGAAATCCTCGGCACGCATATCGCAGAGGCGCTCGGCGCGGCCGCCTATGACAAGATTGCACCGCATCTGATGGCGGCCTACCAGGGCGAAAGCCCGGTGTTCGAGTTCACTGAAAGCCATGACAGCCGCCGGATCCGGGTGGCCTTCACCCCCGATGACACCGGCGGCGTGTTCATCCTGTCGATGGATGTGACCGAGGAAACCCAGACCCGTGTCGCCCTGCAACAGGCCCGCCGCCGCGAAATGGCCGCTCAGATGACCAGCGGGCTGGCGCATGATTTCTCGAACCTCCTGACCATCATCCTCGGGATGCAGGGCAAACTGGCGAAATCCGATCTGACCCCGGAGGCGGCCGATCTGGTTCAGGCCACGCTCTCCGCTGCCCGCCGTGGCGGGCGCCTCCTCAACCGTATTGCCGAGATGACCGGACACCGCAGCCTGCGTCCACGCGCCACCGATCTGCACGGCCTTTTGCAAGAGCTGAAGGTGCTGGCGACGCCTTCGCTGCCGCAGGGCATGGGCCTCAGCATCGTGGATCACACGCCGGATGTGCGGCTGCTGCTGGATCCGGGCAAACTGCAGGATGCCCTTTTGAACCTTATTCTGAACGCACGTGACGCCTGCGGCAGTCAGGGTCAGATCACTGTCAGCGCCCATGTCGTCGGGCAAACCTGGCTTGAACTCAGCGTTACCGACACCGGACCGGGCTTTTCCAAAACCGCGCTGGAGAAGGCATTGAACCCTTTCTTCACTACCAAGGGCGGCGAAGGATCAGGTCTGGGCCTGCCGATGGTCTACGATATGGCCAAATCCACCGGTGGGGACATGCGGATCGGCAATACCGTTTCCGGTGCCAGCGTGACCCTGCGCATTCCCTATCGGCTGGCACCGGATGCCGCCGGCGGGCTGGCGCTGCTGGTGGAGGACAGCGAGGAGCTGCGCGCCAACTTCCGCGATATGCTGATTGATCTTGGCTATGCCGTGGTTGAGGCCACAAGCGTGGACGAAGCCTGCGCGCTTACCGCCGATATCGATGGCATCTCTCTGGTCCTGTCAGATATCAAGTTGCAGGGCAGCGCCACCGGGATCGACCTGGTCGACCGCTTGCAGGGCTCTCGCCTGCCCTGCATTCTGATGACGTCCCTGCCGACCAGCGATCCTCTGTTCCGCATGGCGCTGAAACGTTGCCCGGTGTTGCAGAAACCCTTTACCACTCATCAGCTTTCAGCGCTGATCAAATCGGAACCCGCCGCATGA